In the Triticum aestivum cultivar Chinese Spring chromosome 2B, IWGSC CS RefSeq v2.1, whole genome shotgun sequence genome, TAAGCACGCCGCGTCTCTTCAGCTTTAGCAGAGCATCCGGTGCGCGTCGTTTTTCTTTTGGCGAGATTAGTGGATTAGTGTAGCACAGCTATGGTGATCTACTAATGCGGTATGGTCGTCCAGTAGAAATGTAGAACACGACtggcttgtactccctccgtcccaataatgtaagacgttttttttgactgttaaaaaaacgtcttacattatggggcggagggagtaggtcccatctGTAATTGAATTTGCTATGTGGACGGCAGCTGGTCAATATTCACCAAGCATGCAATCTGTGAGGAAGATTTGGTGAAGTTTTCTCCGGTTTGCCTGGAGGAATATGATTTCCGTCTCGCTCGGGTAGTTTCAGCTTAAAATGTCAGATTGTAGCATAGAAATGACAGGTAATTTCACATATTTGCTTTGTTTAGAGCTGTAAGTTAAAAGGTAGAGGAGAGTTCCTGAAGGCACAACATATTTATCATGTAATTTGCTTCCCAAATGATGGCTATTAATGGCAGTGTTATGGTATTTTTAGGATAGAGAAGCCAAGAAAGAAGGTTTTAGGAAGTATCTTGAATCCAGCGGCGTGCTCGATACTCTCACGAAAGGTTTGGCGTTATGTGAAGTACGTATATCTTTGTAAATTGCGGTCACGCGCTGGCTAATTATGTCTACTTCTTATGATGTTGCAGCTCTTGTTGCGCTGTATGAGGAGAACGACAAGCCATCATCTGCAGTCGAGTGAGTTGGTTTGGATTTTGGCATGTTTATTCTCTTGACCGATATAGTAAAGGAGTGATTCTTGCAATTGAAGCCTGGTTGGGTAGCTCTTAGTTTGCTTAAAATGACATCAAAACAATGTGTGTGGGTCGATATTCATGCTAGGACTAAGCGTGCTCATATATCTCAGGTTTGTTCAGCAGAAATTGGGTGGTCCATCGATTTCCGACTATGAAAAGCTCAAAGCCGAGAAGTTGGATTTGCAACTGAAGTATAATGAGCTTTTGGAGATTCACAAGGAAACAAGTAGACAGGTAAACATGCTATCATGTTTGCAAAATACTCCTAATGCCATCAAGGAGTACAGATTATGCAATGCCACTTTAACTATTTACATGGGATTCTCAGTTTCTAGTGCATATTTGGATATTATACAGTTGTGAAATAGCTATGTAACTATTCCATATAACTAACATCAGGACAGCTGAATGTTGGGCTGGGCTGTGTGCGCTGTGGTGTGCTCGCACC is a window encoding:
- the LOC123042378 gene encoding c-Myc-binding protein homolog; this translates as MDREAKKEGFRKYLESSGVLDTLTKALVALYEENDKPSSAVEFVQQKLGGPSISDYEKLKAEKLDLQLKYNELLEIHKETSRQLEELKNLKIDAPWN